Proteins found in one Choristoneura fumiferana chromosome 16, NRCan_CFum_1, whole genome shotgun sequence genomic segment:
- the LOC141436007 gene encoding uncharacterized protein isoform X1 yields the protein MDRFTVNRRSKRKNEGFLTKWKAKYVGSILHRRSWVSSGFDLNNASYVINRRYSRGNMSPVCHNFVQNAWKKDFCSNCFKSREDHLKKERETEGSKYLATPFQNRSTFFKKTPPSILKIHSKKKNKRNVRFPEEVSSVIGFGGDDWSDGEEFEMSEETEDDDTFPDTEEERELYKVTKSNTDFNTVKANLLGDTGSKPYTSLLLGKMQTDSDGKKKTLLVSVTPFGQENKSPNVKSHGRKPAVIHVADASTEETNNYKTNIILSSYVKETETIIQADSTTESICTEKSLLEEISETLEQNRMTNTDLGLSQKNNNKPTVIEGKMKESMQDECDKKEMCETKKNGIVRKSPLPKTQERPKVNLSRSEFKFCKISVESSSVDSAVGTLNSTANNSLTSDDESFNGRTDSDNDDSGHFSETKCEETVKIKVFNESDKNIKMSPIGQLRKVDGQASNGYSTFQSPIIDMPSIIPKAPENIFSAEASRELAGEPDGRADPDEPTEAPALPKSPMPTMDPRPSFLHGMISDIMSPKPAVPEKPKLPIKPVIKQTSKKNVVTQQMVMLLQTKTDENRSVRAISDEKNNEITEVHEDKPEPIYYAKPVLTKQDSDTSLNSLAKSKAPSPPSSPSSDEYPNLYQRNTNGFTKSDSPVVREMEKRERATQFSVAPKVKTVDTVEVKKVDIIPEPAPRRNISLSHDNLLLDEKRKGKLKFSIKKLLRIGSSKDLDKKELSVATVTKVSHKPEEIFDLAPKPKPRLVIIHPLDINGSSVEVVKPNEISEIRRMSHDDVSSIYSGSSTATEVETPKVVNKPPPPPRHSSEECKVATVHKPARPPPPKSAVLQKKQKHQAWASPSKSDNIYANLGEIRSALAPRKPERTASMREREAHLELPKRRTPIDDEKDDLDGPQELVQATNEAVIHNYDDVYNSNKYEEETCDSAKNSDSDYEYVNHARSSSPECDSAIKPRETNAETRKDESPEYPKYNGFNRSSLPYCGSETESEIYSPYSFYSSNDNMDSPSNEDYQNDMTPKTTTNKLRVRKGRSVVHRNLEDNYGAVVIANHEALAQVLEQVQQSATMQPSLRGLKACTNLRWNDFAIQSCKKVRAGKRLFYPAIWNSSQGPVNVTLMLHKEQMASQLVCQQSVPQTLSLNAITEFCDLVPLQQFGEEGEDLVQATIVVLAHVQVDTIQSYGETLHAADPSAKEPLIQTEQIHEAIFMMLQVISGLKCLQARGVEEISESLTSFIALREQQCSSASLPSPDERLNSLSAPKTNCYGRLCVLQGLSDDINKSTPDAHPSSLCKCAIKALEIILPGEKLTPLLKETLQDERAISLNQAKSVLEFMLWGPLDVVQGVPVDDRELSLQRWLDLERATVLHGLVRTRVQLNVFEQLHLMFLVRSTAKAMCEASVLLEKANVY from the exons aATGCCAGTTACGTGATCAACAGGCGATATTCGCGCGGCAACATGTCGCCGGTGTGCCACAACTTCGTGCAGAACGCCTGGAAGAAAGACTTCTGTTCCAACTGCTTCAAATCTCGCGAAGATCACCTCAAGAAGGAGCGCGAGACAGAAGGCAGCAAGTACTTGGCCACTCCCTTCCAAAACAGAAGCACATTCTTTAAGAAAACTCCACCGAGCATACTGAAGATACACtccaaaaagaaaaacaaacgaaATGTGAGATTCCCCGAAGAAGTAAGCAGCGTCATTGGCTTCGGGGGCGATGACTGGTCCGATGGAGAAGAATTCGAAATGTCAGAAGAAACTGAAGATGACGACACGTTCCCCGACACTGAAGAAGAGAGGGAGCTTTACAAGGTCACCAAATCGAACACAGATTTTAACACGGTTAAAGCCAATCTGTTAGGCGACACAGGAAGCAAACCTTATACTTCATTGTTGCTAGGGAAAATGCAAACAGATTCTGATGGAAAAAAGAAAACTTTACTAGTATCTGTTACACCATTTGGGCAGGAAAACAAAAGCCCTAATGTAAAATCACATGGTCGAAAACCCGCCGTTATACACGTAGCAGACGCCTCCACCGAAGAAACcaacaattacaaaacaaatataattcTTTCTAGTTATGTTAAGGAAACTGAAACAATAATTCAAGCCGACAGCACTACAGAAAGTATATGTACGGAAAAATCGCTACTCGAAGAAATATCAGAAACATTGGAGCAGAATAGAATGACAAATACCGATCTTGGTTTATCccaaaagaataataataaacccACCGTAATAGAAGGGAAGATGAAGGAAAGCATGCAAGACGAGTGCGATAAGAAAGAAATGTGTGAAACGAAGAAGAATGGAATAGTTAGAAAATCGCCACTACCTAAAACTCAGGAAAGGCCCAAGGTAAACCTAAGCCGGTCAGAATTTAAATTCTGTAAAATTAGCGTAGAAAGCAGCAGCGTTGATTCTGCTGTGGGCACTCTTAATTCAACTGCTAATAATTCACTAACATCTGACGACGAAAGTTTTAACGGACGCACGGATTCAGATAATGACGATAGCGGCCACTTCTCTGAAACTAAATGTGAAGAGACAGTCAAGATAAAAGTGTTCAATGAATCCGATAAGAATATCAAGATGTCACCGATAGGACAACTACGTAAGGTCGATGGTCAGGCCAGTAACGGTTACTCAACGTTTCAAAGTCCTATTATCGACATGCCGTCCATCATACCTAAGGCTccagaaaatatattttcagcCGAAGCCAGCCGAGAACTCGCTGGTGAGCCAGACGGAAGAGCCGACCCCGACGAACCCACCGAAGCACCGGCATTACCTAAAAGCCCAATGCCTACTATGGATCCCCGGCCATCATTCTTACATGGCATGATTTCTGACATAATGTCACCGAAACCAGCCGTACCAGAAAAACCTAAGTTGCCCATCAAGCCAGTTATAAAACAGACTAGTAAGAAAAATGTCGTAACACAACAAATGGTTATGCTTTTACAAACAAAGACAGATGAAAACCGGTCCGTCAGGGCTATTAGTGATGAGAAAAATAACGAAATAACTGAAGTTCATGAAGATAAGCCTGAACCAATTTATTATGCAAAACCTGTTCTCACTAAACAGGATAGCGATACTTCGCTAAATAGCCTTGCTAAGAGTAAAGCACCGTCACCTCCATCATCCCCTTCTAGCGATGAATATCCGAATTTGTACCAAAGAAATACAAATGGATTCACAAAATCAGACTCGCCAGTAGTAAGAGAAATGGAGAAAAGGGAGAGAGCAACTCAATTCTCAGTAGCACCTAAGGTCAAAACTGTAGATACCGTTGAAGTTAAAAAAGTTGATATCATTCCGGAACCAGCGCCAAGGAGAAACATATCCTTGTCGCACGATAACTTACTCTTAGACGAGAAGCGGAAAGGCAAACTAAAGTTTTCCATCAAAAAGTTGCTTCGCATTGGGTCCTCAAAAGACTTGGATAAAAAAGAACTCAGCGTCGCGACAGTAACGAAAGTTTCCCACAAGCCAGAAGAAATCTTTGACTTGGCACCTAAGCCGAAACCACGACTGGTTATCATACATCCGTTGGACATAAACGGGTCCAGCGTGGAAGTTGTGAAACCGAATGAGATTTCCGAAATTCGACGGATGAGTCATGACGATGTGTCGTCAATATACAGTGGGAGTAGCACGGCTACAGAAGTCGAGACGCCTAAAGTTGTGAATAAGCCGCCTCCGCCTCCTCGGCATTCTAGTGAAGAGTGTAAAGTGGCGACAGTCCATAAGCCTGCCAGACCGCCGCCACCGAAGTCGGCTGTGCTGCAGAAAAAACAAAAGCATCAGGCGTGGGCATCGCCTAGTAAAAGCGACAACATTTATGCAAATCTAG GTGAGATCCGATCAGCTCTGGCACCTCGGAAACCCGAACGCACTGCGAGCATGCGCGAACGAGAAGCGCACCTCGAGCTGCCCAAGCGCAGAACACCCATAGACGACGAAAAAGACGATCTAGACGGACCACAGGAACTCGTCCAAGCAACCAACGAAGCAGTCATACATAACTACGACGACGTCTACAACTCCAACAAATATGAAGAGGAAACCTGTGATTCAGCTAAAAACAGCGATAGCGATTATGAATACGTAAACCACGCCAGATCCAGCTCACCAGAATGTGATTCCGCCATTAAACCAAGAGAAACTAACGCAGAAACAAGAAAGGACGAGAGCCCCGAATATCCGAAATACAACGGTTTTAACAGATCGTCGCTCCCTTACTGTGGCAGTGAAACGGAATCAGAGATCTATTCACCTTACAGTTTTTACAGTTCTAATGACAATATGGATAGCCCTAGCAATGAGGATTATCAGAACGATATGACACCTAAAACGACGACGAACAAGTTGCGAGTGAGGAAAGGTCGTAGTGTGGTTCACAGAAACTTGGAAGATAACTACGGAGCCGTCGTGATTGCTAACCATGAGGCTTTGGCGCAGGTTTTAGAACAG GTCCAACAAAGTGCCACCATGCAGCCGTCGCTTCGTGGGCTTAAAGCCTGCACTAACCTTCGCTGGAATGACTTCGCTATCCAGTCCTGCAAGAAGGTCCGGGCAGGAAAACGACTTTTCTACCCAGCCATCTGGAACTCCAGCCAAG GGCCAGTGAACGTGACCCTGATGCTCCACAAAGAACAGATGGCCTCTCAGCTGGTGTGCCAGCAGTCCGTGCCGCAGACGCTGAGTCTCAACGCGATCACCGAGTTCTGTGATTTGGTGCCGCTGCAGCAGTTCGGGGAAGAGGGGGAGGACTTGGTTCAAG CAACCATAGTCGTCTTGGCCCACGTGCAAGTCGACACCATCCAATCATACGGCGAGACCCTCCACGCCGCCGACCCCTCAGCTAAAGAACCGCTGATCCAAACGGAACAGATCCACGAAGCCATCTTCATGATGCTCCAAGTCATAAGCGGCCTCAAGTGCCTCCAAGCGAGGGGTGTGGAGGAGATCTCGGAGTCTCTCACCTCTTTTATAGCGCTGAGGGAACAGCAATGCAGCAGCGCGAGTCTGCCGTCTCCTGATGAAAGGCTTAACTCTTTGTCGGCGCCGAAGACCAATTGCTACGGAAGACTATGTGTACTACAAGG ATTAAGCGACGACATCAACAAATCAACTCCCGACGCGCACCCAAGCTCACTCTGCAAATGCGCCATCAAAGCCTTGGAAATAATCCTCCCTGGGGAGAAACTCACGCCGCTCCTGAAAGAAACCCTCCAAGACGAACGGGCCATATCTCTGAACCAAGCAAAATCTGTCCTCGAATTCATGCTATGGGGACCCTTAGACGTCGTCCAAGGTGTCCCGGTCGATGACAGGGAACTGTCGCTACAGAGGTGGTTGGATCTAGAACGGGCGACGGTTCTGCATGGATTAGTCAGGACTAGAGTCCAGCTTAATGTGTTTGAGCAACTGCATCTTATGTTCTTAGTAAGGTCGACTGCAAAGGCGATGTGTGAAGCGTCGGTTTTACTAGAGAAAGCCAATGTGTATTGA
- the LOC141436007 gene encoding uncharacterized protein isoform X2 — translation MPQIFFKKVMVVRERGDFENASYVINRRYSRGNMSPVCHNFVQNAWKKDFCSNCFKSREDHLKKERETEGSKYLATPFQNRSTFFKKTPPSILKIHSKKKNKRNVRFPEEVSSVIGFGGDDWSDGEEFEMSEETEDDDTFPDTEEERELYKVTKSNTDFNTVKANLLGDTGSKPYTSLLLGKMQTDSDGKKKTLLVSVTPFGQENKSPNVKSHGRKPAVIHVADASTEETNNYKTNIILSSYVKETETIIQADSTTESICTEKSLLEEISETLEQNRMTNTDLGLSQKNNNKPTVIEGKMKESMQDECDKKEMCETKKNGIVRKSPLPKTQERPKVNLSRSEFKFCKISVESSSVDSAVGTLNSTANNSLTSDDESFNGRTDSDNDDSGHFSETKCEETVKIKVFNESDKNIKMSPIGQLRKVDGQASNGYSTFQSPIIDMPSIIPKAPENIFSAEASRELAGEPDGRADPDEPTEAPALPKSPMPTMDPRPSFLHGMISDIMSPKPAVPEKPKLPIKPVIKQTSKKNVVTQQMVMLLQTKTDENRSVRAISDEKNNEITEVHEDKPEPIYYAKPVLTKQDSDTSLNSLAKSKAPSPPSSPSSDEYPNLYQRNTNGFTKSDSPVVREMEKRERATQFSVAPKVKTVDTVEVKKVDIIPEPAPRRNISLSHDNLLLDEKRKGKLKFSIKKLLRIGSSKDLDKKELSVATVTKVSHKPEEIFDLAPKPKPRLVIIHPLDINGSSVEVVKPNEISEIRRMSHDDVSSIYSGSSTATEVETPKVVNKPPPPPRHSSEECKVATVHKPARPPPPKSAVLQKKQKHQAWASPSKSDNIYANLGEIRSALAPRKPERTASMREREAHLELPKRRTPIDDEKDDLDGPQELVQATNEAVIHNYDDVYNSNKYEEETCDSAKNSDSDYEYVNHARSSSPECDSAIKPRETNAETRKDESPEYPKYNGFNRSSLPYCGSETESEIYSPYSFYSSNDNMDSPSNEDYQNDMTPKTTTNKLRVRKGRSVVHRNLEDNYGAVVIANHEALAQVLEQVQQSATMQPSLRGLKACTNLRWNDFAIQSCKKVRAGKRLFYPAIWNSSQGPVNVTLMLHKEQMASQLVCQQSVPQTLSLNAITEFCDLVPLQQFGEEGEDLVQATIVVLAHVQVDTIQSYGETLHAADPSAKEPLIQTEQIHEAIFMMLQVISGLKCLQARGVEEISESLTSFIALREQQCSSASLPSPDERLNSLSAPKTNCYGRLCVLQGLSDDINKSTPDAHPSSLCKCAIKALEIILPGEKLTPLLKETLQDERAISLNQAKSVLEFMLWGPLDVVQGVPVDDRELSLQRWLDLERATVLHGLVRTRVQLNVFEQLHLMFLVRSTAKAMCEASVLLEKANVY, via the exons aATGCCAGTTACGTGATCAACAGGCGATATTCGCGCGGCAACATGTCGCCGGTGTGCCACAACTTCGTGCAGAACGCCTGGAAGAAAGACTTCTGTTCCAACTGCTTCAAATCTCGCGAAGATCACCTCAAGAAGGAGCGCGAGACAGAAGGCAGCAAGTACTTGGCCACTCCCTTCCAAAACAGAAGCACATTCTTTAAGAAAACTCCACCGAGCATACTGAAGATACACtccaaaaagaaaaacaaacgaaATGTGAGATTCCCCGAAGAAGTAAGCAGCGTCATTGGCTTCGGGGGCGATGACTGGTCCGATGGAGAAGAATTCGAAATGTCAGAAGAAACTGAAGATGACGACACGTTCCCCGACACTGAAGAAGAGAGGGAGCTTTACAAGGTCACCAAATCGAACACAGATTTTAACACGGTTAAAGCCAATCTGTTAGGCGACACAGGAAGCAAACCTTATACTTCATTGTTGCTAGGGAAAATGCAAACAGATTCTGATGGAAAAAAGAAAACTTTACTAGTATCTGTTACACCATTTGGGCAGGAAAACAAAAGCCCTAATGTAAAATCACATGGTCGAAAACCCGCCGTTATACACGTAGCAGACGCCTCCACCGAAGAAACcaacaattacaaaacaaatataattcTTTCTAGTTATGTTAAGGAAACTGAAACAATAATTCAAGCCGACAGCACTACAGAAAGTATATGTACGGAAAAATCGCTACTCGAAGAAATATCAGAAACATTGGAGCAGAATAGAATGACAAATACCGATCTTGGTTTATCccaaaagaataataataaacccACCGTAATAGAAGGGAAGATGAAGGAAAGCATGCAAGACGAGTGCGATAAGAAAGAAATGTGTGAAACGAAGAAGAATGGAATAGTTAGAAAATCGCCACTACCTAAAACTCAGGAAAGGCCCAAGGTAAACCTAAGCCGGTCAGAATTTAAATTCTGTAAAATTAGCGTAGAAAGCAGCAGCGTTGATTCTGCTGTGGGCACTCTTAATTCAACTGCTAATAATTCACTAACATCTGACGACGAAAGTTTTAACGGACGCACGGATTCAGATAATGACGATAGCGGCCACTTCTCTGAAACTAAATGTGAAGAGACAGTCAAGATAAAAGTGTTCAATGAATCCGATAAGAATATCAAGATGTCACCGATAGGACAACTACGTAAGGTCGATGGTCAGGCCAGTAACGGTTACTCAACGTTTCAAAGTCCTATTATCGACATGCCGTCCATCATACCTAAGGCTccagaaaatatattttcagcCGAAGCCAGCCGAGAACTCGCTGGTGAGCCAGACGGAAGAGCCGACCCCGACGAACCCACCGAAGCACCGGCATTACCTAAAAGCCCAATGCCTACTATGGATCCCCGGCCATCATTCTTACATGGCATGATTTCTGACATAATGTCACCGAAACCAGCCGTACCAGAAAAACCTAAGTTGCCCATCAAGCCAGTTATAAAACAGACTAGTAAGAAAAATGTCGTAACACAACAAATGGTTATGCTTTTACAAACAAAGACAGATGAAAACCGGTCCGTCAGGGCTATTAGTGATGAGAAAAATAACGAAATAACTGAAGTTCATGAAGATAAGCCTGAACCAATTTATTATGCAAAACCTGTTCTCACTAAACAGGATAGCGATACTTCGCTAAATAGCCTTGCTAAGAGTAAAGCACCGTCACCTCCATCATCCCCTTCTAGCGATGAATATCCGAATTTGTACCAAAGAAATACAAATGGATTCACAAAATCAGACTCGCCAGTAGTAAGAGAAATGGAGAAAAGGGAGAGAGCAACTCAATTCTCAGTAGCACCTAAGGTCAAAACTGTAGATACCGTTGAAGTTAAAAAAGTTGATATCATTCCGGAACCAGCGCCAAGGAGAAACATATCCTTGTCGCACGATAACTTACTCTTAGACGAGAAGCGGAAAGGCAAACTAAAGTTTTCCATCAAAAAGTTGCTTCGCATTGGGTCCTCAAAAGACTTGGATAAAAAAGAACTCAGCGTCGCGACAGTAACGAAAGTTTCCCACAAGCCAGAAGAAATCTTTGACTTGGCACCTAAGCCGAAACCACGACTGGTTATCATACATCCGTTGGACATAAACGGGTCCAGCGTGGAAGTTGTGAAACCGAATGAGATTTCCGAAATTCGACGGATGAGTCATGACGATGTGTCGTCAATATACAGTGGGAGTAGCACGGCTACAGAAGTCGAGACGCCTAAAGTTGTGAATAAGCCGCCTCCGCCTCCTCGGCATTCTAGTGAAGAGTGTAAAGTGGCGACAGTCCATAAGCCTGCCAGACCGCCGCCACCGAAGTCGGCTGTGCTGCAGAAAAAACAAAAGCATCAGGCGTGGGCATCGCCTAGTAAAAGCGACAACATTTATGCAAATCTAG GTGAGATCCGATCAGCTCTGGCACCTCGGAAACCCGAACGCACTGCGAGCATGCGCGAACGAGAAGCGCACCTCGAGCTGCCCAAGCGCAGAACACCCATAGACGACGAAAAAGACGATCTAGACGGACCACAGGAACTCGTCCAAGCAACCAACGAAGCAGTCATACATAACTACGACGACGTCTACAACTCCAACAAATATGAAGAGGAAACCTGTGATTCAGCTAAAAACAGCGATAGCGATTATGAATACGTAAACCACGCCAGATCCAGCTCACCAGAATGTGATTCCGCCATTAAACCAAGAGAAACTAACGCAGAAACAAGAAAGGACGAGAGCCCCGAATATCCGAAATACAACGGTTTTAACAGATCGTCGCTCCCTTACTGTGGCAGTGAAACGGAATCAGAGATCTATTCACCTTACAGTTTTTACAGTTCTAATGACAATATGGATAGCCCTAGCAATGAGGATTATCAGAACGATATGACACCTAAAACGACGACGAACAAGTTGCGAGTGAGGAAAGGTCGTAGTGTGGTTCACAGAAACTTGGAAGATAACTACGGAGCCGTCGTGATTGCTAACCATGAGGCTTTGGCGCAGGTTTTAGAACAG GTCCAACAAAGTGCCACCATGCAGCCGTCGCTTCGTGGGCTTAAAGCCTGCACTAACCTTCGCTGGAATGACTTCGCTATCCAGTCCTGCAAGAAGGTCCGGGCAGGAAAACGACTTTTCTACCCAGCCATCTGGAACTCCAGCCAAG GGCCAGTGAACGTGACCCTGATGCTCCACAAAGAACAGATGGCCTCTCAGCTGGTGTGCCAGCAGTCCGTGCCGCAGACGCTGAGTCTCAACGCGATCACCGAGTTCTGTGATTTGGTGCCGCTGCAGCAGTTCGGGGAAGAGGGGGAGGACTTGGTTCAAG CAACCATAGTCGTCTTGGCCCACGTGCAAGTCGACACCATCCAATCATACGGCGAGACCCTCCACGCCGCCGACCCCTCAGCTAAAGAACCGCTGATCCAAACGGAACAGATCCACGAAGCCATCTTCATGATGCTCCAAGTCATAAGCGGCCTCAAGTGCCTCCAAGCGAGGGGTGTGGAGGAGATCTCGGAGTCTCTCACCTCTTTTATAGCGCTGAGGGAACAGCAATGCAGCAGCGCGAGTCTGCCGTCTCCTGATGAAAGGCTTAACTCTTTGTCGGCGCCGAAGACCAATTGCTACGGAAGACTATGTGTACTACAAGG ATTAAGCGACGACATCAACAAATCAACTCCCGACGCGCACCCAAGCTCACTCTGCAAATGCGCCATCAAAGCCTTGGAAATAATCCTCCCTGGGGAGAAACTCACGCCGCTCCTGAAAGAAACCCTCCAAGACGAACGGGCCATATCTCTGAACCAAGCAAAATCTGTCCTCGAATTCATGCTATGGGGACCCTTAGACGTCGTCCAAGGTGTCCCGGTCGATGACAGGGAACTGTCGCTACAGAGGTGGTTGGATCTAGAACGGGCGACGGTTCTGCATGGATTAGTCAGGACTAGAGTCCAGCTTAATGTGTTTGAGCAACTGCATCTTATGTTCTTAGTAAGGTCGACTGCAAAGGCGATGTGTGAAGCGTCGGTTTTACTAGAGAAAGCCAATGTGTATTGA